Within Dictyostelium discoideum AX4 chromosome 4 chromosome, whole genome shotgun sequence, the genomic segment CATACCCAAAAATGTAGAAACCATTCAATTTGGGAATTACTTCAACCAACCACTTCCAATTGGGTCGCTTCCTCAATCTATTAAACGTTTAGAATTTGGTAATGATTTCAATCAAGAGATTCAATTAGATAGCTTACCAAAATCAAGATTGGAGTATTTAAAACTAGGTGTTTCATTcaacaaattattaaaaccaaattacttaccaaaatcattaacacatttaatattatcaaatgacTATGACCACcatattgatattaaagaTGTACTGCCAGATAGTGGGAATTTGTTAATACTGAATTTAGGtgaaaatttcaataaacCTTTGAGGAATCATCCACTACCCTATTCAATCACTCATTTagtattatcatcatcattcgATCAGCATTTATCGGCTGGTATATTACCACAATCTTTAAAGAGATTAGAGTTTGGTAAAGATTTCAATAAACCTATCAATGTTGGTGTTTTACCTGACAAACAATTGGAATCGATTATATTTGGTTACTCATTCAATCAACAGATTAAAACTCAAATTTTACCAAACactttaaaagaaataaaatttggatttagttttaatcaaattattatagAGAATTCATTTCCTCAACAACTACTTTCATTGGAATTTGGTGGTTCATTCtcaaaaccaattaataatttattaccaaCTTCACTTGAATCTTTAAAACTTGGTTATAATTgggatttttcaatttcaaatcaaacattttcatatttatcatcattacaTTCTTTAGAATTTGGTTATAGATTTCAAAGAGAATTTCCTCCTTCATCTTTACCAGAttctttaacttttttaaaatttgcttgttcaaataataaacttcAACAATCATCAATACCTAAAActgtaaaaattttaaaaattggtaCAATAGAATATAAAATgcatcaataattaaaatttaaaattgtattattaaaaaaaaaaaaccatcttttttaaaaaaataaaaaaaaaaaaaacaaaaaaaaaaaaaataaaaaaataaaaaaaaaataaaaactaattcTGGTTTTAACcgaaaatctaaaaaaaaaagatattttgttttcagaatttttttttttttttttttttttttctattcattaatacaaatattgtaaaataaaatataaaaaaataataataaaataatggaatttaattttaattcaaattatccAGTTTTAGAAAGTGAaagattaattttaaaaagaattacaaaagaacatgttgattcaatttttttaatgcgTTCTGATAAAGAGAGTATGAAATTTGTACCAAGAGTATTAGCAAAATCAAAAGATGATATTATAGAATGGATTGAACAAAGTGATAAATTAACtgaatcaaatgatttagtAAATTTtggtatatttttaaaagagaaTCCAAATGTAGCAATAGGTATAATTGGTTTCGTTAGAATGAATAAATCAAATCATCGTGGTGAAATTGGTTACCTTACACATTCTATTCATCATAGAAAAGGTTACACTTTTGAGGCTTTAAAATTActtgttgattttggttttaatATTATGAATTTTCATacaattggtaaatttatttatttatttattatttgttattattttattatttattatttattattttatatattaacacatatttaatttttaaaaaatttaaaataaaaatagaggCTTGTATTGACCCATTAAATGAaccatcaattaatttaataaaaaagataggATTTAATTTGGAAGCtcaatttaaagaaaatttttatcatccaattttaaaagaatttagaGACACAAATGTATACTGTAAAATTAATCCaaatcatataaaaaattaaaattaaaaaattaaaaaattaaagattaattaaaattatattatatttgtagataattaattaattaatatcttttaaacCTTAAAGAAAAAtcctaaaaattaaattctgaATAAgaaccacaaaaaaaaaataaaaaaaaaaaataaaaaaaatatttatttataaataaattttattatttgttttttttatttttatatttttttttttctttctttacaaaataaataataattttaataaaactatgaaattaactttattaatttcaattttaattatagaaTTAATAGACTTTACTTTTGGTATAAATGAAAACAAGTGTTTCAAGTTTGGTCATGCTTGTAAAGATAAAGTAAAGTTTGATGTTACTTGTGGTGAAAATTTTGCTTGTTTACCATCCCATGAGAATAGTCAAGATTTCATTTGTAAACCAAGATTAAAACTTGGAGAAACttgttttaatgaattaagTAATGTATGTGAAAGAGGATTACAATGCCTTCCATCAAAAACATTCAATTATGGTGTTGATGAATATGGTGATTTTGATATAGATTCTCCCAATAACTTAACTTGTGTTGATGCTGGATATGCAGGAGAGGGTGAATTTTGTCAATCAGATTATAATTGTATTGGAACtggtttttataatttaaaatgtaTAGATTCTAAATGTCAATTATATGGTATTGAACGTAGTGAATATATTACTTGTATcgattattataattgtcCAGGTCCAAATACATGTGCTTCATTAGGTTTTGATAATGGAAATTACATTTCAAAATGTGTGCCtttaaaaccattaaaaaGTGATTGTAAAACTCAATCAGAATGTTTCATTGGTGGTATATGTTCAAGTGAAAATAAATGTATTTCAAGATATTCAAAGAAACTAAATGAAAATTGTTTATATAATAGTGAATGTGATTTTGGATTAAaagtaagtaaaaaaaaaaaaaaaaaaaaaaaaaaaaaaaaaaaaaaaaaaaaaaaaaaaaaaaaaaaaaaaaaaaaaaattaatttaacaaataataactCCTATTTTTACCAATACAATAAGTGTGAAACTacaatttatcattattttccaAATGgtacatttaaaaattttgaagaaattaataaatgtgtACCATTGATCtattcaaaaacaacaaattgtTTAGATGAAGGTTGTCAAGAATATGAATTTTGTAATGGTGCAACAAATAAATGTTATCCTAAAAAGAAATACACAAATGATTGTAAAAAAgcagaaaaagaaagagattCATGCTACATTTCAAATAACTGCTTCTTTTCAAATGAACAATATGATTTACTATCTTCTGATTCtccattttcaaatgaaaattcttGTCAAATGAAACATTGTAAATGTCaaacaatcaattattttaaccAATGTCAAAATACATATACATTTTGTCAATAAAAcctttgataataaatatatattaaaatttcatttttaccttattataattttttttttttttttcaattctcCCTTaatatcacttttttttaaaaaaaaaaaaaaaaaaaaaaaaaatcaaaaaactcGTTTAAAcgacttttttttaatttttattttttttatttttattttttatttttaattaaaaaaatcattgaTGATTAAAAACGATGAATAGATTAACAAATATatcaaaaattagaaaatcattaatagatggaaaattaaaagtgaatgatttagttttaaataaaatcaaagagattaataaagtttcaccaaatcatttaaatacatTTATTTCACTTCAAGATGAGAAATCATTAGGGAAACAAATTAAAGAGAGTCAAGAGAGATATGATAATGGtacaaataaaagattaGATGGTATACCAATTGGTGTAAAAGATAATTTCTCaagtaaaaattttaaaacaacttGTGGTTCAAAGATTTTAGAGAATTATATACCAAGTTTTGATTCAACtgttgttaaattattaaaagaggAAGGTGCAATAATTATTGGTAAAACTAATATGGATGAATTTTCAATGGGTTCATCTTCAACTTCTGGTCATTTTGGTAAAGTAATTAATCCATGGAGtaaaccaaataataataataacaatgataatgataataataataatggagaGGTTTTATATGTTGCAGGTGGTTCATCAGGTGGTTCGGCAGCAGCAGTTGCTTCAAATTATTGTGTTGCATCAATTGGATCAGATACAGGTGGTTCAATTAGACAACCATCATCATattgtggtgttgttggttttaAACCATCCTATGGTTTAATATCACGTTTTGGTTTAGTTGCATATGCTTCATCATTAGATACACCTGGTGTTTTAACTAATAATGTTGAAGATGCTGCTGAATTattagatattttaattaaaaaagatcaagaaaatgattcaacttcaattgaatttataaataataatcaaaatcaaaatcaaaataatggtGAAAAAAGGAATATTTTagatgaatttaatgaaaaattaaaaaataaaaatataaaagattTAGTATTTGGTATACCAAAAGATTATTTAGTTAAAGAATTAGATACAGATATACTTAACCTTTGGAAAGAAGTTgttgaagaaattgaaaaaagagGTGGTAAAGTTGTATCAGTTAGTTTACCACATACTCGTTATGCATTACCAgcttattatttattagcaACATCTGAAGCAAGTTCAAACCTTTCAAGATTTGATGGTGTTAGATATGGTTATAGatttgaagaagaaaaagatgaaaataaagtagataatgataatgatgatgatgatgatgttgatgaaaataaaattggtatGGGATTAAAAGATATGTATACAAAAACTAGAACAAATGGTTTTGGCGAAGaagttaaaaaaagaattatacTTGGTACAATGGCATTATCAAGATCATCATATGATAATTTCTATACAAAAGCTCAAAAGATTAGAAGATTAGTATcagatgattttaaaaatgttttccAAGGTGAAAATAAAGtagatattttaataacACCAACTGCACCATCTCCAGCatttaaacaaaatgaaaaaatggaTCCAATCGAAGTTTATGTAAATGATATTATGACAATACCTTCAAATTTAGCAGGTTTACCAGCATGTTCAATTCCTTTAAaactttcaaattcaaatttaccaatttcaGTTCAACTAATTTCAAATCGTTTAActgatgataatttattatttgcagCTCATACAATTATGAATTTTGATTGTTACAAAGATTTTACATCACTTAcaccaaattatttaaaataataaaataaaaattataaacacTATAgtgtttgtttatttaaaaattaaatcttttatataatttgttttatattttatccaccatttatatttaaataaaattaaaattattgtaataataattataacacCAATTATTGAAcaaactattaaaattattaaatcattttttgataaattatttgattgaaaTGATTGTGAATAATtgaatgattttgaattcgatgatgataataatgatgatttacTACAAACTGTAGTATCACTATCAGAATTACCAcctaataaaaattgaaaatttggATCAATTATtgctttctttttaaaattgggaATATTAATTGCAACTTGTATTGATATTTCTTGAGAATTTATACTTTTAACCAACGAATTTggaattattgaatttgataataaaatttttttatcatcaataatacctttctttataaattcaccaaccattgaaatttcattaaccCTTAATACAATCCATGATAAATttgtttcatttaaatttctatatccaaatgaatttgaaatacATGTCGTTTTATCATCgtcattatattttaatgttgaattaaatataatttgtaATGTATTTAATGGTGAGctaaattgataatttaaaatttcaattgaaaattttaatgtaTTTGGTTTAACACTTATTGATTCACCAGCAAATTCTAAaattgttgataaatttgattgattttgagggaattttgaaattataattttaatttcactatAACCATTTTCAGTTGggaatttatttgaatacaTTATTGATGTTGCATTATATTGATTGAATGATgaattttcataatttttaaaaactttccatggtaattttgaaaaatcaaattctttaacaatttcatttgaaaaaccAACTTcacaaactttaaaaaatgatatatcAGCATAACCACCTccacaattattattattattattattatctgatTTAATCCATTGATAAGTTGATGGTCtatattcattaaataaataaatataatttgcaattttatttgaagaaCAATCAACACCataccaattattaaaacattcaCAACCACTATCCTTACAAACTCCATTACCACTACaaacactattattattattattattattattattattattattattattattattattattatttttaattaaattacatggttttaataattgtttatatCCAATtggataaataattaattgatgatttataaattgattaaaatcattaatttcaattgttaaTGATAATGCTTCTGTATTTAAAGGtggtaaattaaataataattgatttgataaaattctAGTTGgcattaaatcaaatgaatatttattatcaccatccAATGATTTAAAATGACCAATTACATAAtctgattttaaatttataccaTGTACAATTAAATCACCACCATTAATTGTAAATGTTTTTTCAtcataattaaaaatcattggttcattattactattattttcaacttgattatcttcttcattatcattattatttaaattaattttaaatgggaatgataaatttgataaatcactTGAAGAATAACCAcgaaaattaaaacaagtaTCAATTAAACCATAAATTGAAACTGTTAAACCAATGGTTGCATAATCAATTGGTATTAATGCATCAACTTTATATTCTATAAAACTTGAATTCATTTCTTTTACAATTTCTGATTGAAATTCCAATggtatctttttattttcacctaaaatatatattgttGGATTTGAACCTGGTTGTCTTTTATAAATTCCACAATCTTTATCTAAAActttaaatgtaaataaaattttaccaTCATTTCCTAATGTTTTAGgttgaaaattaaattcatataataatggtggttcaatatcattgtttttctttgaaatattacattttaatgatattgtattatttaatattaaatttaaatcttcaaatggtggtatattattattattattatttttattattattattatatttttgataAGATGTAACCCAACCACTATTATCCCAAAGTTCAATACCTGTAATTTCAAATACTTGAGAAACTTTACAATTAGATAAATCACCACCAATTGGTAATGttaatataaaatgatttgatttataataatcatttataGTTGTTGTcattgttgaatttaaagaattaattttgaaaatgtatGGTATTGGATCAACATTTGAagttatattaatttcaccCTTATTGAAACCATTATAGTGATCAAGgattgtaatattaaaataattaataccAGTTGAAATTGAAGTTATTAAAGGACCTAAATAATCACCTCTTTCATTCTcatttattgataataaaggttcactaccaccaccaccactgcCACCTCTATGACCATCATTTGAATTAGAAGAGAAAggaaattttgattttaaaaaatgattattccAAGATTGATATTGAAATATGAAATCAACTTCACCACTAAATGAATTCATTGGTACTGTGAAATTAACAATGAATAATCCTGATATACCATCATAATAACCACTAAATATATGATTTGaatcaattggtttattaataCCCAATTGAGGGTAAACTAAAGAAAATTTAGGTATCCAAGTTATATCTATATAAACACTTGTTATTAATAGTGATACTTGAATATCAGATTTTGAACAATCGATTCTATTtggtgaaaatttaaatgaatcaatGGTTTGAATTTCTATATCGGGGAATATCGGTGGTACAATATCACCTTGTTCATTATAACAATCATCATATCTAAATGTTTGTTCATTTCCATTGAAGTCAATGATTCTAATGAATGATTCAACCATCTCTGATGAATAAGGGTCAAATagtaatgaattaaaatcgAAAACACCTTGATAAACACCATTCAATTTATTacctttaattaaatcttgaggataacttaataataattgatttgcaatttcaatttcataaaCACCAGAGTTATCGTCACTTGCATTAATTGTAACAATTAAAGATTCTGAATTTGATgttgtattaatattaatttttaatatttttggtggtattttatcaattattaaaaaatttgaagtTGATAGTTGAGTTTTATTCACAACTAATTgattaccaccattaccaccacaaTAGAATGTTGgttcaataattgaaattaattggtcacttaataaatgatcaaatttaaatatataatttgaaATACTATTACCATATTGATATCCTAATGGATAAGGATAATACCATgtttgataattatttttattattatttatttttaatttcataaatAAAGGTGAAGgtgatttaatattaccaATAAATGTTGAAAgtgatgatttattattaaattttataattttattattttcaattgaaaaatttgaattttttttattaattgaaatattaaataaatagttattattataattattatttttaaatagtaatttGTTTGTACtttcaataatatttgacatcattaaaccaattgataattttgatttaatattgcCAATTAATGGAATgacttttttattaatattatttctaCCACTATTGTTCGTATTATCTATTATATAAATTGGTGATtgtattgaattattaatatcaattattGTTAAAATATTAGCTGCTATATTATCTATattgttaattattattgatttacttgtataactattattattattattattattattattattattattattattattattattattattattattattattattattattattattattattattattattgttattattactatttgtattaattggaaattgtaaattaaaatttaaatatctttcatatttatctattattgttatagttaaattttttgtaatATCTAACCATGATCTTTCAACATCTATTGAACAATCATAATATCCTTGTTGTGAATAAACTGATTTAAATGTTGAGTAATCATCATTTTGaaacattttattaattacctTTTCATATGTTCTAtcaatattttgaatttttgttactaataatttatttgatattggtggttgttgttggtagTGTTTTTGTGatagtggtggtgatggtggtttatcacttttaataaatgatggtgtttttattgaaaatgaaggTGATGATGtagatgttgttgttgttgttgttgctggttttgaatttatagatgaattatttttatttattataaaattaacaatatcaaatttatcatctacaaataatgaaaataaaactgAATTGGAATAGATATCATATCTTAAATTTGCTATTGATGATATTCCTATTGCACCTTTATCAATTGGTACACATTCAATGGATTCAGATAATGTAATATTGGTTGTTTCTCTAttgtttattgttattgtttgtGTGTATTTTTGCCTTTGCTTTGtaattggtaaattaatatttacccTATAAATGTAAttgtgattattattattaaaataaattggttcataagttttattttcaattattattatgtttttgtttttattatttttattttcaatatcttcttgaaaattaaataataaaaatactgTTATCTCGCATccatttaatgaattttgaGTATATTTTATTGGgcttttattattgaaaaatgatttaatgtATTCgcctttaaaaaaaataaaaataaaaataaaaataaaaataaaaatatctaaattaGTATATatcaatataatttattaattaattaatattatttttaattaccatttaaaaaattaataaagatatttaaaataaataaataacaaattATAGATTTATATggattcatttttttatatcttgtTACccttttaaaagaaaataaaaatgtttaggttttatttcttttttttttttttttttttttttttgtatgtGATGATATCATTGtttaaattgttattaaaataaaaattaaaaaataaataaaaaaaataaaacaataaaaaaataaaaaaattgtatcaaattaaagatatatatatatcacCCGCAAATAATAACATGATCCATATCATTGTAAAATAACCTTTCTGTGTGTTTGGGGGTGTTAATATAGTgtgtattttaaatttgggggtaaaaaaaaaaaaaaattgctGGTAACctttaaaactaataaacaacccctaaataataataattttataataaatccctaaaaaaaaaaaataaaaaaaaaaaggtagaTAATGTAAATTGACATAATAAGTTTGTAAATgtgtaaatatttatttatttatttatttatttattttttattaattttttttatatttttttttatttatttaattagtttttataataatttaataattcaatgtAAGGATTACCagttatatttaataattttgcaAAAGCAGGTTCAGTTTTTAAaccaaacttttttaaatttataatatcatt encodes:
- the gatA gene encoding glutamyl-tRNA amidotransferase A subunit (Similar to Gln), encoding MNRLTNISKIRKSLIDGKLKVNDLVLNKIKEINKVSPNHLNTFISLQDEKSLGKQIKESQERYDNGTNKRLDGIPIGVKDNFSSKNFKTTCGSKILENYIPSFDSTVVKLLKEEGAIIIGKTNMDEFSMGSSSTSGHFGKVINPWSKPNNNNNNDNDNNNNGEVLYVAGGSSGGSAAAVASNYCVASIGSDTGGSIRQPSSYCGVVGFKPSYGLISRFGLVAYASSLDTPGVLTNNVEDAAELLDILIKKDQENDSTSIEFINNNQNQNQNNGEKRNILDEFNEKLKNKNIKDLVFGIPKDYLVKELDTDILNLWKEVVEEIEKRGGKVVSVSLPHTRYALPAYYLLATSEASSNLSRFDGVRYGYRFEEEKDENKVDNDNDDDDDVDENKIGMGLKDMYTKTRTNGFGEEVKKRIILGTMALSRSSYDNFYTKAQKIRRLVSDDFKNVFQGENKVDILITPTAPSPAFKQNEKMDPIEVYVNDIMTIPSNLAGLPACSIPLKLSNSNLPISVQLISNRLTDDNLLFAAHTIMNFDCYKDFTSLTPNYLK